In Lapillicoccus jejuensis, the DNA window CGGCCGGCAGGTCGCCGAGCTGGTCCGCACCCTGGACCCCACCGCGGACCCGCACCTCGTCGTCGACACCTCGCGCAACGGCGCCGGCCCGGCGCCGGCCGGTCCGGGCGACTGGTGCAACCCCGCGGGTCGCCTGCTGGGCCACGCGCCCGGCGCGGTGCCCGGTGGGGGCGTCCTCGACGGCTACCTGTGGGTCAAGCACCCGGGGGAGTCCGACGGCTCCTGCCACCCGGGCGACCCCGCGTCGGGGGTGTGGTTCCCGGGGTGGGCCGACGACCTCGTCGCCCGCTCCGTCGCCGCCGGGCTGCTGGCGGTGCGCTGAGACCGCGGCCGACGGGAGGCCGCCCGCCCGGGAGGGGCGACCCGCCGGAGGGGGCGGGTCGGCCCGCGGGTCGGTCAGCCCGTCGGCCGCGCGGCGTCGTACGCGGCCAGGACCCGACGGGCCACCCGCGACGCCGCGAAGTCGCGGGCCCGGGCCGGGCCGGCCGCGCCGAGGGCGCGGCGCCGGTCCGGGTCCGCGAGCAGACCGTCCAGGGCGGCGGCGAGGGCGACGGGGTCCCCCGGGGCGACGAGGAGCCCCGTACCCGCGGTGACGACGTCCGCCAGACCCCCGAGGTCGCTCGCGACGACGGGGGTGCCCGCGGCCATCGCCTCGACCGCGACGAGGCCCAGCGGTTCGGCCCAGCGCGAGGGCACGGCGACGACCGCGGCGGCGCGCATCGCCCCGAGCACCTGCGCGTGCGGCCGCGGGCCGACGCGCACCACGGGCCGGTCGGCGGAACCGGGCGTCACCGGGGTGTCGGCCCGGGCCGCGCCGACGAGGACGAGCGGCACCGGCGCGCGCATCGCCGCGTGCGCCCGCGCGAGCAGGCCGACGCCCTTGTGCTCGCCCAGCTGCCCGGCGAAGAGGACGACGTCGCCGTCGGGGAGCCACCCCGGGCGCGGCGCGGCCGCCGCGGCGTCGAGCGCGTCGTCGGCGACGGCGCTCGGGACGACGGCCACGTGCTGCCCCGGGGCGAGCGGCGGCAGCGTCGCGGCCACCGCGTCGCTGATCGGCAGGAACAGCCCCACCCGCCGCCGGGCGCGCGCGCCGGCCGCCAGCCCGGCGACGAGCGCGGTCCCCTTGGCGACCCCGTAGAACCCGGCCGCGCAGGGCAGGCAGCGGTCCGCGCGCGGACCGGGGCAGACGACGTCGAGCCGCCGTCGCGGCACGAGCGTCCTCGTCGCACACCGCAGCCCGTAGTCGTGCAGCGTGTGGGCCAGCAGGGTGCGCGGCGGCAGCTCCACCCGGGTCGCCGAGGCCAGCACCCACCCGTGGGCGTGCAGCACGTCGGCGCCCGTACGACGCACCGTGGCCGCCAGGTGCCGCACGACGCCGGGGTCGGGGACGGTGGGGTGGAACCGGTGGGTCGGGTCCGCGGCGAACCGGTCGACCACGGCGCCGAGTCGGGTGGCGACCCGCTCGACGCGGACCCCGTCGCGCTCCTCGACGGCGGGCAGGCCGGGCCCGGCCAGGGAGACGACCGTGACGTCGTGCCCGGCCCGGACCTGCGCGACGGCGAGCGCCTCCACGGCCTGCTCCATCCCGCCCGGGACCGGGGGGTAGCCGTCGACGGCGTGGACGATCCGCACGACGTCCCTCACGCCCCGGCCGACGGCATCGCGGGAGCCCCCACGCGCACCCGCCAGGGCCGGGCGGCCAGGGCCCACAGCGCTCCCGCGGTCTGGGCCGCCAGCCAGCACCACCCGACCGCGGCGATCCCCAGCTGCGGCAGCAGCAGGGTCGAGCCGACGAGGGTGGCGAGCGTCATCAGCCCGTTGAGCGCGACGGCGGTCCCGAGCCGGTCGGTGGCGCGCAGCACCGACACGGCGACGTTGGTCACCGCGTCGGGCAGCGCGGCGACCGTGAGGAGCAGGAGCAGCAGCCCGCCGGCGGCGGGGTACTCCGGGCCGAAGAGCCGCAGCAGCAGCCGCCCCGCGAGGAGGTAGACGACGACGGGTCCGGCGAGCAGCAGCGCGATGATCCGCGCGCTGCGGCGCACCGCCTGCGGGATCCCCGCCGGGTCCCCGGCGGCCGCGTCGAACAGCGACGTGGAGACGGCGGGGCTGATGACGGCGAAGACCGACCCGAGCATCCAGGTGACGTAGAAGTGCGCGTTGTCGGTCGGGGTCAGCACGTCGACGACGAGCACCGGCAGCAGGTACGTCGTGAGCATGGCGGTCACCGTGATGAGGTGCTGGCCGACGACGGAGCGCCCGATCAGCCTCGTCTCGGGGCCGACCCGGCGCAGGTCGGGCCGCAGCGAGTAGCCGTCGCGCCGGCCACCGAAGGCGGGCACGCAGACGACGAGCGACAGCACGGCGGACAGCGACCACGCGGTCAGCACCTGCACCGGGTGGCCGTCCACCGCCAGCGGCAGCAGGACGACGGGGAGGCGGGTGGCGGACGCGATCGCGTTGCGCAGCAACATCATCGAGCCCCGGGCCCGGGAGATGCAGACGAAGTCGAAGAGGCTGCCGTGCGCGGTCGCGACCGTCCCGACGACGAAGAGGACGGCTCCGGCCGGGGTGCGCAGCGACGGGCTGACGTGGAAGACCCAGCCGCCGAGCCAGAGCGCGGCGACCCCGCCGACGAGGGAGGCGACGCTCGTGGTGACGAGACCGGCGGTGACCCGCTGGCGCCACTGCGCCGCCCCCTGGGCGCGCGGCAGCCACTCGATCATCGCCGCCGCCGGCCCGATCGCCGCGACGAGGGTCGCGGCCATGAGCAGGCTCGTCACCGCGGCCCCGTCGCCGCTGACGTCGGCACCGGCGACCCGGGCCACGGTGAGCCAGATGACGTAGCCCAGGCCGCTGGTGACGACGGTCGTCAGGACGATGGCGGCGCTGTTGCGGAAGAGCCGGTCGTGCCCGAGGCGCTGCCACGTCGAGCGGGCCAGCCCGACCAGCCCGACCAGCCCCGGCGCCGCGGTCACGGCCGGACCTCGAGGACGAGGTCGAGCGTCTGCGCGGCCCCGGCGTCCCCGACGGTGAGCGCGACGCGGTAGAGGCCCGGGGTGGTCGGCGCCGTGGCGGAGACGGTGCCGGCGCGGGAGGCGGTGGCGCCCGTGGCGTCGGCGGGCGGCGCGGCCTCGCCGCGGGTCACCTCGCCCGCCGCGGCCCCGGCGACGGTGAGGGTGACCGGGGGGTCGGTGGGCAGCGGCTCGTCGTACGCGCGCAGGACCCAGCCGACGGTGACCCGAGCGCCGGGGGCGACGACGAGGCCGTCGGGCGAGGAGATGGGCGGGTCGGTGAGGGCCAGCTGCGTGTAGCGCTCCACGCGCTCGGTGAGGAGGGCGCGGGCGCCCGCGACGGCGCCGACGAGCAGGAGGACGGCGCCGAGCGCCGGCAGGACGACCCGGCGGGCGACCAGCGCCGTCCGCCGGCGGTCGTGGCGGCCCCCGCCCGTACGGCGCCCCGCGGTCGCCACCAGGTGCAGCGCCGCCGCGACCGCGCCCGCCGCGACGAGCAGCGAGGTGGTCGTCACCCGCACCCCGAGGGCCGGGGTCAGGACGAGCCCGAGCAGCAGGGCCGAGCCGAGGGCCGCGACGACCCCGAGGAGCACCGGGACGACGACGCGCAGGGTGCCCTCGTCGACGACCGCGCGGCGCTCGGGGGCGGGCCGCGCCCCGAGGACGAGGGCCCCCAGCGCCCGACCCGCGACGAGGACGACGACGGGCAGCGAGAACAGCGTGCGCACCGGGCTCGGCGCCCCGGCGAGCGCGATCCCGACGGCCGACGCGACGAGGGCGACCCCGGCCAGCGCCTCGAGCGCCCGCCCCGACACCGCCCGCCCGGCCCCCGGCCGGTCCCCGGGCCTCACGGGACCGTCCCCAGGGTCCGCCCGACCCGGCTCAGGTCGAGCCGGTAGACGCGCAGGTGGTCGGTGCTCATCACCCGGGAGGCCCACGGCACCGTGTCGAGGCGCTCGAGGAACGCGCGGGGCGTGGCCCGACCGCTCAGCGGGTCGGCGTCGCCGTAGTTGTCGCCGTTGAAGGCCGGCGCGTCGGCCATCCGGGTGTCGACGACGAGGTAGTCGTACCGGGACTCGACGAGCTGGCGCACGAGGTCGGGCTCCGGGTCGCGGTCGGTCTGCGCGAGGTCGGCGGCTGGGAAGCCGGTCGACGGGGTGGCGACGTAGACGCCGCCGTACGCCGACAGGGCCAGACCGGTGTAGCGGTCCGCGACGGCCCGCACCGGCCCGTCGGGGCCGACCGCGATGCCGAGCTGCTCGGCGACGGTGCGCGCCTCGGCGCTCGCGGAGTTGGTGTCCGAGCCCCAGGTGAAGGGGCCCGGGAAGCGGTAGGGGTCGTTGAGCCCGGCGCCGACGTTGCCGACCATCACCGCCGCGAGGGCGAGCACCCCCAGCCGCGGCCACCACCGCGCGGGGACCCGACGCAGGGGACCTGGCGCCCGCGGCGGGTGGGCGACGGCGAGCGCGACGAGCAGCGCGACGCCGGCGTACGTGAAGGCCCACGACCGGCGCGCCCCCTCGGCACCCATCGGCGCGAGGATGAAGGCGACGGACGGGAAGTAGACGAGCCCGAACACCATGAGCGCCAGGGTGTCGCCGGACCAGCGGGTCCGGGTGCGCCGCACGAGGAGCACCGCCCACAGGCAG includes these proteins:
- a CDS encoding lipopolysaccharide biosynthesis protein; the protein is MTAAPGLVGLVGLARSTWQRLGHDRLFRNSAAIVLTTVVTSGLGYVIWLTVARVAGADVSGDGAAVTSLLMAATLVAAIGPAAAMIEWLPRAQGAAQWRQRVTAGLVTTSVASLVGGVAALWLGGWVFHVSPSLRTPAGAVLFVVGTVATAHGSLFDFVCISRARGSMMLLRNAIASATRLPVVLLPLAVDGHPVQVLTAWSLSAVLSLVVCVPAFGGRRDGYSLRPDLRRVGPETRLIGRSVVGQHLITVTAMLTTYLLPVLVVDVLTPTDNAHFYVTWMLGSVFAVISPAVSTSLFDAAAGDPAGIPQAVRRSARIIALLLAGPVVVYLLAGRLLLRLFGPEYPAAGGLLLLLLTVAALPDAVTNVAVSVLRATDRLGTAVALNGLMTLATLVGSTLLLPQLGIAAVGWCWLAAQTAGALWALAARPWRVRVGAPAMPSAGA
- a CDS encoding glycosyltransferase family 4 protein, translating into MRDVVRIVHAVDGYPPVPGGMEQAVEALAVAQVRAGHDVTVVSLAGPGLPAVEERDGVRVERVATRLGAVVDRFAADPTHRFHPTVPDPGVVRHLAATVRRTGADVLHAHGWVLASATRVELPPRTLLAHTLHDYGLRCATRTLVPRRRLDVVCPGPRADRCLPCAAGFYGVAKGTALVAGLAAGARARRRVGLFLPISDAVAATLPPLAPGQHVAVVPSAVADDALDAAAAAPRPGWLPDGDVVLFAGQLGEHKGVGLLARAHAAMRAPVPLVLVGAARADTPVTPGSADRPVVRVGPRPHAQVLGAMRAAAVVAVPSRWAEPLGLVAVEAMAAGTPVVASDLGGLADVVTAGTGLLVAPGDPVALAAALDGLLADPDRRRALGAAGPARARDFAASRVARRVLAAYDAARPTG